From the genome of Paraburkholderia largidicola:
ACTCCGCCATCTCGACGATTCGCGAGAGGATCGAGGGCGGCGTTTATCCCGTCGGCAGTTTGTTGCCGGCGCAGCGGCAATTGTCGGAGGAACTGGATATCAGTCGCGCGTCTTTGCGCGAAGCGCTATCGACGCTCGAGGCGCTCGGGCTGTTGACTATTCGCCCCGGCAAGGGCGTGTATGTGCAATCGACGAAGGCGTCGTCGGCGCATCCCTGGCGTTTCGCGGATCAGTCGTCGCTGCCGGATACTTATCAGATGCGCTTCGCGCTGGAAGGGTTTGTCGCGAGGATGGCTGCGCTGGCGATTGGCGATGATGATGTCGAGTGGTTCGAGGACAATATTGCTTCGTTACACACAGCGCTGACCAATGGCGAACTCGACGATGCCGCGCAGCTTGATTTTGACTTTCATATGCGGATCGTTGCGATTGCGGGCAATGCTGCTATCGAGTCGATTTTGCGTAGTAGCGCTGACATCATGAAGGAGAGTCAGCGGATGCCGTTCTATCGGCGTGAGCTTGTGCTGACTACTTATCATGAGCATCGTGCGATTCTCGATGCGCTAAAGGCGCGCGATCCGCATGTGGCTGGTCTGGCCATCGAGAAGCATATTGCGAATGCGGCGCAACGCGCTGGGGTTTATTTTCCTACGCCGCAGGTTTGAGGTTGGGGTTTGGGTTTTTTTGTCTTTGCGACGCTGGGGGTTTTTAAGGCTTTTCGCTGGCATCCGCGGTTTGCTTCTGGTTCGCATGCGTTGCCCCTGTGCGGGGCGGCACCTACTTTTCTTTGCCGCCGCAAAGAAAAGTAGGCAAAAGAAAGCGGCTCACACCGCCAGCACGTGTTCTTATCCACGGGCTCCCAACGTCCCCACCCTTCACACGGCAACGCCCTTGTTCGCCTGCGTTGCCAACGCACTGAATGAACGCCTCACCCGCTTCAAACGCCCGCACACGGGCCGGCGGCAGCGAATGGTTGCTGCCGCCCAGGTGGCAAACTGTGTGTAGGTTGTCGCGTT
Proteins encoded in this window:
- a CDS encoding FadR/GntR family transcriptional regulator; its protein translation is MKNVPHTVTDSAISTIRERIEGGVYPVGSLLPAQRQLSEELDISRASLREALSTLEALGLLTIRPGKGVYVQSTKASSAHPWRFADQSSLPDTYQMRFALEGFVARMAALAIGDDDVEWFEDNIASLHTALTNGELDDAAQLDFDFHMRIVAIAGNAAIESILRSSADIMKESQRMPFYRRELVLTTYHEHRAILDALKARDPHVAGLAIEKHIANAAQRAGVYFPTPQV